Proteins encoded in a region of the Hypanus sabinus isolate sHypSab1 chromosome 12, sHypSab1.hap1, whole genome shotgun sequence genome:
- the LOC132403241 gene encoding late histone H2A.2.2-like — MRIISSFFVKEFAKMTGRGKTGKAKSKPKSRSSRAGLQFPVGRVHRLLRKGNYAERVGAGAPVYLAAVLEYLTAEILELAGNAARDNKKTRIIPRHLQLAVRNDEELNKLLGGVTIAQGGVLPNIQAVLLPKKSGAPANPKGK; from the coding sequence ATGCGAATCATTTCCTCATTCTTTGTAAAGGAATTTGCTAAAATGACTGGACGAGGGAAAACCGGAAAGGCCAAGAGCAAGCCCAAGTCTCGCTCGTCCCGGGCCGGACTGCAGTTCCCGGTGGGCCGTGTTCACAGGCTCCTGAGAAAGGGTAACTATGCTGAGCGGGTGGGTGCCGGAGCCCCGGTCTATCTGGCCGCTGTGCTCGAGTATCTGACGGCTGAAATCCTCGAGTTGGCCGGTAACGCGGCCCGGGACAACAAGAAGACCCGCATCATCCCCAGACACCTGCAGCTGGCCGTCCGCAACGACGAGGAGCTCAACAAGCTGCTGGGAGGGGTGACCATCGCTCAGGGCGGGGTGCTGCCCAATATCCAGGCCGTGTTGTTGCCCAAGAAAAGCGGCGCGCCCGCCAACCCCAAGGGCAAGTAA